A window from Mycolicibacterium tokaiense encodes these proteins:
- a CDS encoding bifunctional riboflavin kinase/FAD synthetase, translating to MLRWRGQDEIPSDWGRCVLTIGVFDGVHRGHAELIARAVKSARARGVPAVLMTFDPHPMEVVFPGSHPAQLTTLTRRAELAEQLGIDVFLVMPFTTDFMKLTPERYIHELLVERLHVVEVVVGENFTFGKKAAGDVAQLRKAGERLGFAVEGMSLVADQHSTETVTFSSTYIRSCVDAGDVVAATEALGRPHRVEGVVVRGDGRGKVLGFPTANVAPPMYSAIPADGVYAAWFTVLGHGPVMGTVIPGERYEAAVSVGTNPTFSGRTRTVEAFVLDTAADLYGQHVAVDFVSRIRGQEKFEDVDDLVTTMKRDVEKTRAILADSV from the coding sequence CATCGGCGTGTTCGACGGGGTACACCGGGGGCACGCCGAGCTGATCGCGCGTGCGGTCAAGTCGGCGCGGGCGCGGGGAGTGCCCGCAGTGCTGATGACCTTCGACCCGCACCCGATGGAAGTGGTGTTCCCGGGCAGCCACCCCGCGCAGCTCACCACACTGACCCGGCGCGCCGAACTCGCCGAGCAACTCGGTATCGACGTCTTCCTGGTGATGCCGTTCACCACCGACTTCATGAAACTCACCCCCGAGCGCTACATCCACGAACTGCTCGTCGAGCGGCTCCATGTGGTCGAGGTGGTGGTGGGGGAGAACTTCACGTTCGGCAAGAAGGCCGCCGGCGACGTCGCGCAGCTGCGCAAGGCCGGCGAACGCCTCGGCTTCGCCGTGGAGGGGATGTCGCTGGTGGCCGACCAGCATTCGACCGAGACGGTGACCTTCTCATCGACCTACATCCGCTCCTGCGTGGACGCCGGTGACGTGGTGGCCGCCACCGAAGCGCTGGGACGCCCGCACCGCGTCGAGGGTGTGGTGGTGCGCGGTGACGGCCGCGGCAAGGTGCTCGGCTTCCCGACCGCCAACGTGGCGCCGCCGATGTACTCGGCCATCCCGGCCGACGGCGTGTACGCCGCGTGGTTCACGGTCCTCGGTCACGGCCCCGTGATGGGCACCGTCATCCCGGGCGAGCGGTACGAGGCCGCGGTGTCGGTGGGCACCAACCCCACCTTCTCCGGACGCACCCGCACGGTTGAGGCCTTCGTGCTCGACACCGCGGCCGACCTCTACGGCCAGCACGTGGCCGTCGATTTCGTCTCCCGCATCCGCGGGCAGGAGAAGTTCGAGGACGTCGACGACCTGGTCACCACCATGAAGCGCGATGTCGAGAAGACCAGGGCGATCCTCGCCGATTCTGTCTGA
- the rpsO gene encoding 30S ribosomal protein S15 translates to MALTAEQKKEILGQYGLHDTDTGSPEAQVALLTKRISDLTEHLKQHKHDHHSRRGLLLLVGRRRRLLKYVAQVDVARYRSLIERLGLRR, encoded by the coding sequence GTGGCGCTTACCGCCGAGCAGAAAAAAGAGATCCTGGGCCAGTACGGTCTGCATGACACCGACACCGGTTCCCCCGAGGCGCAGGTCGCACTGCTGACCAAGCGCATCTCGGATCTCACCGAACACCTCAAGCAGCACAAGCACGATCACCACTCGCGGCGCGGTCTGCTGCTGCTGGTGGGTCGTCGTCGCCGGCTGCTGAAGTACGTTGCCCAGGTCGACGTCGCGCGCTACCGCTCGCTGATCGAGCGTTTGGGCCTGCGTCGCTGA
- a CDS encoding polyribonucleotide nucleotidyltransferase, with translation MSAAEIDEGVFEATAVIDNGSFGTRTIRFETGRLAQQAAGAVVAYLDDETMLLSATTASKTPKDHFDFFPLTIDVEERMYAAGRIPGSFFRREGRPSTDAILTCRLIDRPLRPTFISGLRNEIQVVVTVLSLDPKDLYDVLAINAASASTQISGLPFSGPVGGVRVALIEGQWVAFPTVEQLENAVFDMVVAGRKAGDDVAIMMVEAEATDNVIDLIAAGAGAPTETVVAEGLEAAKPFIATLCDAQQALHEAAGKATAEYPVFPDYQDDVYYAVASVATDELSKALQIAGKAERDDRTNEIKAEVLERLGEQFAGREKEIGAAYRSLTKKLVRQRILTDHFRIDGRGVTDIRALSAEVAIIPRAHGSALFERGETQIMGVTTLDMVKMAQQIDSLGPETSKRYMHHYNFPPFSTGETGRVGSPKRREIGHGALAERALMPVLPSVEEFPYAIRQVSEALGSNGSTSMGSVCASTLSLLNAGVPLKAPVAGIAMGLVSDDVEVDGKTERRFVTLTDILGAEDAFGDMDFKCAGTKDFVTALQLDTKLDGIPSQVLAGALAQAKDARITILEVMAEAIDAPDEMSPYAPRITTIKVPVDKIGEVIGPKGKMINSITEETGAQISIEDDGTVFVGAADGPSAQAAIDKINAIANPQLPKVGERFLGTVVKTTDFGAFVSLLPGRDGLVHISKLGRGKRIAKVEDVAKVGDKLRVEIADIDNRGKISLVLVAEDETAAEGNGTGATDSAPADAATTSS, from the coding sequence ATGTCTGCAGCTGAAATTGACGAAGGCGTGTTCGAAGCCACCGCCGTCATCGACAACGGGAGCTTCGGCACCCGCACCATCCGATTCGAGACCGGCAGGCTGGCCCAGCAGGCCGCCGGCGCCGTCGTTGCCTACCTCGACGACGAGACCATGCTGCTGAGCGCCACCACCGCCAGCAAGACCCCCAAAGACCACTTCGATTTCTTCCCCTTGACCATCGACGTCGAGGAGCGGATGTACGCCGCGGGGCGCATCCCCGGATCCTTCTTCCGCCGTGAAGGCCGCCCCTCCACCGACGCGATCCTGACCTGCCGTCTGATCGACCGGCCGCTGCGCCCGACGTTCATCTCGGGTCTGCGCAACGAGATCCAGGTCGTGGTCACGGTCCTGAGCCTCGACCCCAAGGACCTGTACGACGTGCTGGCGATCAATGCCGCGTCGGCATCCACCCAGATCTCCGGTCTGCCGTTCTCCGGCCCGGTCGGCGGCGTCCGCGTCGCGCTCATCGAAGGCCAGTGGGTCGCCTTTCCGACGGTCGAGCAGCTCGAGAACGCGGTGTTCGACATGGTGGTCGCCGGGCGTAAGGCCGGCGATGACGTCGCGATCATGATGGTCGAGGCCGAAGCCACCGACAACGTGATCGACCTGATCGCCGCCGGTGCCGGTGCCCCCACCGAAACCGTTGTGGCCGAGGGCCTCGAGGCCGCCAAGCCGTTCATCGCCACCCTGTGCGACGCCCAGCAGGCGCTCCATGAGGCCGCCGGTAAGGCGACCGCCGAGTACCCGGTGTTCCCGGACTACCAGGACGACGTGTACTACGCGGTGGCCTCGGTGGCCACCGATGAGCTGTCCAAGGCCCTGCAGATCGCCGGCAAGGCCGAGCGGGACGACCGCACCAACGAGATCAAGGCCGAGGTCCTCGAGCGCCTCGGCGAGCAGTTCGCCGGCCGCGAGAAGGAGATCGGCGCTGCCTACCGGTCACTGACCAAGAAGCTGGTGCGCCAGCGCATCCTGACCGACCACTTCCGCATCGACGGCCGTGGGGTCACCGACATCCGCGCGCTGTCGGCCGAGGTGGCCATCATCCCCCGCGCGCACGGCAGCGCGCTGTTCGAGCGCGGCGAGACCCAGATCATGGGCGTCACCACCCTCGACATGGTCAAGATGGCCCAGCAGATCGATTCGCTGGGACCGGAGACGTCCAAGCGCTACATGCACCACTACAACTTCCCGCCGTTCTCGACCGGTGAGACCGGCCGCGTCGGCTCGCCCAAGCGCCGCGAGATCGGCCACGGAGCGCTGGCCGAGCGGGCCCTGATGCCCGTGCTGCCCAGCGTCGAGGAGTTCCCCTACGCCATCCGCCAGGTGTCGGAAGCGTTGGGCTCCAACGGTTCCACCTCGATGGGCTCGGTGTGTGCCTCCACCCTGTCGCTGCTGAACGCCGGTGTGCCGCTCAAGGCTCCGGTGGCCGGTATCGCGATGGGTCTGGTCTCCGATGATGTCGAGGTCGACGGCAAGACCGAGCGTCGTTTCGTCACGCTGACCGACATCCTCGGCGCCGAGGATGCCTTCGGCGACATGGACTTCAAGTGTGCAGGTACCAAGGATTTCGTCACCGCCCTGCAGCTCGACACCAAGCTCGACGGCATCCCCTCCCAGGTGCTCGCGGGCGCCCTGGCCCAGGCCAAGGACGCGCGCATCACCATCCTCGAGGTCATGGCCGAGGCCATCGACGCGCCGGACGAGATGAGCCCGTACGCGCCGCGGATCACCACCATCAAGGTGCCCGTGGACAAGATCGGCGAGGTCATCGGGCCCAAGGGCAAGATGATCAACTCGATCACCGAGGAGACCGGCGCCCAGATCTCCATCGAGGACGACGGCACGGTGTTCGTCGGTGCGGCCGACGGCCCGTCGGCGCAGGCGGCGATCGACAAGATCAACGCCATCGCCAACCCGCAGCTGCCCAAGGTGGGCGAGCGCTTCCTGGGCACCGTGGTGAAGACCACCGACTTCGGTGCCTTCGTCTCGCTGCTGCCGGGTCGCGATGGGCTGGTGCACATCAGCAAGCTGGGCCGCGGCAAGCGGATCGCCAAGGTCGAGGACGTGGCCAAGGTGGGCGACAAGCTCCGCGTGGAGATCGCCGACATCGACAACCGCGGCAAGATCTCGCTGGTCCTGGTGGCCGAGGATGAGACTGCTGCGGAAGGAAACGGAACGGGTGCAACCGATTCCGCACCTGCCGATGCTGCGACCACCAGTTCGTAA